ATCTTCATAATGGCTTGATATCAGTCTACAGTACTTAGAGTTCCAAGCAAGACCTTATACTTTTCTTCTAAAGTCTCATTTCctaaatgaaaattgtaagAACTATCTTATAAAACtatcaaaccttttttttcagTTCATCAGACAAACCATTAGGATTCGGTTCTTTTGGACCTTCTTAGTACATGTCAGTAGAGATGTACACCAggatattattttaagttcaaagacttgaaaatgttaaaacgTCCTTGAAAACAAACACTCTGTTAGACATACATAACAAAGATTAACCTAAAAGACATATTTCCATggtcttttaaattaaataaaataacaaaaaaaaaaaaggttttaacACAGAGAGAAACAGAAGGAAATATCAGAAAAATTGGGTTACTGAATTTTTTACTTGAATCCAAAGAACAGCCCCAGATGAGCTTCTAAATATCTGATCTGGGTTCTACATATGGGTGGGTCTGCAGTGTAAATGTTTTGCAACAAGTTATACAAATCTTtccaaaaaaggaaaaaaaagaaaaacttttgaagaGTCTTCAATATGTTTCTTCTTATCAGTGAACCTCTCTATGATGGATCCGGATGTatctaaatatcaaattacattggatatttttccttcttttttgactaaattataaaaactacTCCACAACTCTGCTCCTTTGTCTAAAAATGTCTATTATTTCAAAAGCTTCAATATTACACTTATCTTTCATAAACGTTTCAGAAACTACCATTAGATtgttgaaaaagaattgaacCTGAAAGTAGAGATCGGAATACCAACACTAGTTTCAGATCACAATTTTCATCTACAGTTCTAAATGATATTTACTCAAACGAtagttttgaaacatttaCAAAAGATCGAGGAGCAATAttacaagttttgaaaaaatatgtgtACTTTCGAAATAAAGAGCAAAGTTATacgagtattttttttaagttagtcgctctttttttctctgattttttttttaatatttaaggaacaaaaattttaatcaatGATCAAAAGCACTTCTTACTGATAATGGTTGATCTAGGTGGACATTGTTTCTGGATATAAGATCgtggttgaaaaataaaacgaTAACACTAATGTCATCGTGGAAATGACGCCGAACTTTCTTGTCAATCTTTCGGAGATCTGAATACCGCATCTCTCGTTTTCGAGCTGCTTCTTGAAGGGCTGCCTTCACAAGCCTTTTTGCACTTCCCTGCATCCAATATCCAATCAAGCAAATGGCAAGAAAGGAGCAAATCAAATGTGCATCAGAAAATGCTTGCAAGCAATCAAAATGTTTGTTTACAGATAATTTGAAACTCAAATCTGAAGTATCACGTTCACCACAACAGAAACAACCCAGTGgcaaagaaaaggagagatgAATTTTTATTACACTATCTAGTAGGTACATGAGCTTTAGAAAAGATCGTATAGGACAAGGATCCAacacaaaatttgaagtttatagCCTAATgtatcaaacattttttaactATAGAATAGAGAccaaataaacacaaacacaaacttgAAAGTATACTGACACTTTTTAGAGCCGTGGATTGAATAgaccaaatataaacaaacttaaaagttcaagaaattcaccctttttttatcattctaGATATGAAAGCAACTAAAGAATTGAATGTGGAGAGAAACTTACTGCACGTGGATGATTATGAACAATATCCACTGCTTTTTCATTGGTTAGGTGTTCCCAAAGTCCATCAGATGCAAATATGAGAAAAGAATCGTTTTGATGAAGAGGGTGAGCAATAATTGTAGGTACAGCAGTCAATATAGGCATATCAATTGGCTCAGGAAGCCTAAATTTAGCATTGattctttcattattatacTGAGCATGCTTCAAATAGACATCCCCAATGGATCTAGAAACCTGCcatcagaaagaagaaagtttaATCATTATCCACACAGATAAAAATGGATTAAAAATAACGAGGACATATAAAGGATTTTGCCAGATGTCTAGCAATTTCTAGATAACGGTCACttaagaaattgaataaaaataaactgaTAGTAGAGAACTTCAAAGAGCTCTCACAACCTACAAGAACCGCAAGCAAGAGAGTAATTATTCTGATGCGAACGATCTCTTTTAAAAACCTATCAACCAACCATTAGTGGTTGAATATGCATCATCACTGTCTCCTTGATTAACAATAAATTACAGGGAACCATTTTCTAAAACTGTCTAAAGAAATTGGCACCGGTGAAATAACCACATATAGTGACAAATAAATTGGATTTCAGcttgaaagagaaggaaaagaaatttcaaaagtaacgAAAAAATCAACTGTAAGCCTTGATAGATATGGTATTtccacaatttttttgttctaccaacaaaaacaattaactAATGCCAAACTATGAATTATGGTTCCTCCATTACAGGAAACAATTTCCAatatctatataaaaaaataacatcaatAAATTACACAAACGAAATGACAAATCACAAAGATGTTAGACAGCAACCCCGAAAAAGaattaacttttctttattatcctTGAGTGCCCAGGTCAGCTTAgcgcaaaaagaaaaagatcaaCTTTTAACATAAAGAAAACTCGACTATATGCCTTTGCTTTGAAAGATAcagtatttttgttttatattacaGCACAAGTCCAGTGATTCCCCAGTTACACTAAAACGATAGCAAGTAGCATAATGGAAGCTTTGGTAGTTTTGGGAATTAGATAGAGTTTTGAAATATGGCCACTATACACTGAAATTGAAGTGTGCAGGAAGTATCATTCCTTCACAATCTTAATGTAAGACTGGGggaaagaattgaaatatCTTGACCCTTTCATGATACCTAATCTGAAATTTAAATCATCCTATGATTATATTAAGATCGGTATGCTACAAGACAAGAAAACAGATTCTAAAGTTGTACGCCAGATATTATATGCCTGAGAACTGCAATAATGACAGTTATTTTTACCTGTATAATTCCTTTCACTCTCCAAACTCCATGTCTTTGGACCACAATTTGAGGGTCATTTGGATGCATCTCGCTTAACTCTTGCCTGATTTCGTCAAGATTTGCATTATGCTCAGTTGATAATTGAATGGCAGCAATCTCACCAGTGTTGCCAACTTTCTTCCCTAACACAGCACGAGAATCCCCCAGGCTCGCAATGTAGAGTGTCTGCTCGTGTATAACCCCTACTAGACAGCACGTCCCAACTGTTGCTATCTGGGGTTGAGTACTCCATAACTCTGACACGACAGCCGTGAACCCTTCTTCTGTTCGACGAAAAGCGTTCAGAATGGTTTCACGAGTCACCACTCCCTGATGTTCTTCTGAAATTAAAGCATCAAAGAAGTTAACGAGAATGTCAACCTAACCATCCCCTCCACTCTATTTAAGAAGGAAAcgatcaaaaagaaaatttctggcattcaaaaatattttagcttTTGATAAGTCGTGAGTAATCAAGGAACACAACGACGAGTGTCATTTGAAAACATACGcgtaaaattatttaaactatgTATAGAATCATCAGCCAATCAGAGGAAACGTGTATCCACTGTCTTCAAACAAAACCCAATACACAATTAAATTCCATTTAGCTACCCCAATCTCCTTCAACTTCATAAGCTATATAATCTACACTAAACTCAAAGACAGTAATCAATCACAAACAGTAATCAGTTTCCGACGgagaaaaatagcaaaaagcAAAAACCCGCAgttcaaataacaaagaaaaataaaacagatCTAAAGATGAGTAACAGTAGAGACAATGATTAATAAAACGCAagaaatcaaaccaaaaaaagGGGGGGAAACAAAACACGAGGGCGTTGAAAACAAcaggaaaggaaaaagaaagatgaaaaagaaaaagaaacgaaCCTTGGAAACGTCTAAACAAGTTATCACAAACATAACGAGCAGCGTCGGGACCGCCATGACCATCGTAGATACCGAGGAAAGTACCAAAAGGGCCAGATTCAATTTGGCTCTGGTCTTCAAGGACTTGGTTGGCTTGAACAACAGCCATGGAGAAGTCACCGGAAGCATAATGACCATAATCATAGAACCAAAGTAAGGTGTCTTTGGTGTCTTTGGCACCACAATTGGTCCCAATAACACCAACAGAGGTGAAATTATCAGTAGGATGCCCAAAAGGCTTCCAACAAAGAGAGAGCAGATTCATGAATTCCCGGAGCATCCCACATCTCTGAGAGATGAAAACCCCCTCCCCCCAAGTAAGTAAGAACCCTAGGAAGGTTTGGTGATGATGGgaatgaagaaatgaagacaaaaaatgaaaccctagaaaagatgaagaagatgaagatttgTGTGTTGGGTTGTAGAGAAACAGAGAAAGGTCTTCGCCTCAATTCTCTTgtggggaagaagaagaagaagaagaagaagaagaaagtgctGTGGGgaatccttcttcttcacttcgctctctctttttctctcaactTTCCTCTAATTTTcccgttttttttttttctttttttttggttaaggttttggaaatttctaacattcaacttttccgtcaataatatattttgagataattgcaaattttcgttatattttgaaaatgttccaATAGAATTGTTTTCACTTTATGGCATTTTAGTAGTTGAttgttaaattctttttacCAAATTACCAGAATATATaatctttcttcatttcaatttgatagagatcgaactttaaaaaaaaaaaacactaactTTGCTATTTATTGTACAAATACTTATATTATCTTAAGAATTACAATATTACTTCTAAACCTTTATAAGCATCTAACAATTATTGAAGTACAAAATTGCTATATGTTTAGAAATTTGAGATCTCAAGCATTGTGTCAATAAACACTATTCCAAGTCATAAAAGATTAAGAATAgtattaagaaacaaaattcaaaagtacttttttacaatttagtttttgtgtttttatgaTCTCTTTTGATTTTGCGCGTATtggaaattgattttctttttcttgtttctcaaaaaaaggaaaagaaataaaaatctaaaagtcCGCCGcgttttctctctctctaactGCTACGTTAGATTACACGTTTACTCTTCCTGGGCTGGGCTTTCTCTTTCGTCTCAAGCCCATTTTATTTGGGCTTAGCCCATCCTCTCTCGCCCAATATCATTGTTATACccttaattgatatttttaaaagtgtgtTTAATGTAATTACTCGAGgcttataatattattttggtccATGTATTTTGAGGATtgttaatttctattttattagactttgtattttttaaaagctaatttctaaattgaaaatggTGGAAATAGCACCATTAGGTGAAAATTAATTGCGAGTGGGCAAgtatgatataatttaaatagttgTATTGATTTAGATAATGTTATAGTGATGTGTTGGgatcaaactatatatatatgtgtgtatatatatcgTAGTACCTATACTATGTTTAATTTGTCTCTTTCTATTTACTTTCaatattacaaattatatatctatatgttCACTGTCtttattacaatttaaaattgacaaaatcaatttagaatACACAATGATACAATCCatcaattattagtttatcaTAAAATCTCAATTCCATCCATAAACTTTatcacattttgtttttaccaTACATCTCTTTATAATTAACTCCAATAAACTACATTTCAATTTCCTTTCAAATAAACATAACTTAATTGCCTTAAAACTTCTACTCCGTCCGTAGTGTCCAAGCTCGAGATTTGAAATGTAAATCCAAACCTTAGGTCCAAGACGTTATAAAcgatattaaattaatagtgTTTCTCTTGTAAGATTGTGGTTCAAATGACAAACTAAGAAGAAGTGGAGAGAAATCTCGATAACATCAAAgtatagttaaaaaaaagtttaaaagaacTTAAAGTTAACTTACCTATATCAACAAGACACAAACATTTCTTTCCAAcagttcaattaaattatagtctaataaattcaattttacgTCGGataaatattatgataatttttgaaagatgAGATGAATGTATAGGATTAGGGACCATAAATGTTACCTATGTGTTTGTTTGCCATTTTGTTAGGATGGTCATTGAAAAAAGAAGGTATTAATTAAGAGTTGTTTAATTAGGGAAATGAGTAGTTAAATGGAAGTGGTGCGTATGGGCATACGTATGCATGTGGATATTTCACGTGCAAACCCCCATTTGGCGCCCACGTAATTATtctcaccttttcttttcttctttctctctttttataattaatctaattaacaAATCAACAACAggtacaaaaaaattataactcCACTATTTTTCGATCtcgttttaagttttaaaatgtcatatgagtttaatttgaattagtacaaaaaaaaaaaaaagtatgtatcaaacttttttcaatcaaaacatTCTAAAGAATGaggaaataaattttcaatttaaaatgaaaaaagatcGGCATATAAAAGGCGCGGAAAAGTGGATGAAACTTGTGATAGAAATGAGGCTTTTTGTGATGATCATAacttaaatttagattttaggttttaagatatggttttttttttttttttaatttggtctcaaatattaaaatgtatgtttaattaaatcttgatttttttttattttgttaaattctcGTTTTAATCTCCAAGGTTTATGAATGATTGGGagagaatttttaaatatattgggataatttgctatattttataaaataatttaagttcatttggttgtattttaaaataactcaatTTTAACACAATTTAAAGCTAAGGCTGTGAACAAAAAATGTAGgtgaaaatgtttaattttttaaacgtaaattaatattaaaaagatttaaaaagaaatagtataTTATATTCCCATGTgagtttaattgtttatttattctcaacattattttattttttctttctacattTTCCGATATTATCTATGGatgattaataataattttcaaatgatttatGCATTTAATTTGAGTATTTCATATTAACTATTAGTCCATCTTCcattaaatctttaaaattaatgatatttattgAGTCTTAAATAGTTTCTTTAAGATATACTCAAAATACGATCTAATTATATCAAAACGAGTAATTGACGTGGACTTTTTCTccattcaaattgaaagttagattacatttctattttgtcaCTGTTTATTATACCGAAAATAAAACATAGTCGTTTCTAATTCCTCCAATAATTTTggttgttatattttatgttgttAATGAATTATTACAAAGTTTTCAACCTATTTATTCTTAAAGGGTTTCTCTTTTTAACcataatcataatcatttaGTGGATTACAAACGCTTTTCAACTAATAAATTGATGTATTGATTATAAAAAACTAAGGTATGTACGATTGTTATTTAGCCTTGACTTTGTGTTTTATATAATCGAGTGCATTTACTCCATCCTCATAAGTCAAGTAACAATCTCACTTGATCACATCTGCATTCTGAACCTAGATAAACGTTAacattgattttcaaaatcgATTTAACGAATTTACTTGACTTTTATGTGTTGATAACAATGAAAGCtttgtatttttgaaaaaagttgtTGAATTTTCATTGAGATTAACGTTGGTTGTTTGCAAAATATAATCAACCGTTGCTTACTACAAACATTCTAAAAAAAGTTGGATTTTCATCCCAAGTGTAGATGACCTTAAGgtataattatgtatttatatgatGTAAATGGTATCTAAAGTTATccctaatattttttttctttttggattgGGTTTAGAAGTTTAAGAAAAGTGGCCCAATCGCGACTTTTATTTGGGCTTCCAAAGATCTTGTATTAacttttctctcaatttttgaTGGATTCTGATTAAGTAGGTTTGTAATGTTAGATatcattagaaaaaatagattttataattaataactttttctatataccaatttcttaaacaattttgtaaatatagcaaattttgtattttttttaaactattttaaaattaccattgttttaaaagaaatctccacaattttctctctccacgattttctccatttttcatctttaccGCCGTTTTCTCTATTCTCTATATTCACcgtctttttctcctttctccATCTTTAccattgtttcttcttcatcttttttgtgattttctcctattttaagatcatttcttctctccacgattttcttccatctcacttgattttgttcaattcaattaattttaccaatatttttatatttaaaaatgtgtttaatttcACTTGTATTGTACTTCATTAGTAAGAGGATTCATAGAAATTGAACatattaagaatttttctATCACTTCTAcaattttaggttaaaagaaattgagattttttttcctaaaaatattgatgaatacaagttatcactgatagactattAGTTGGATTAGTTAATATGAGCATAATGATGTTAgtttataattgatagacttgtatcctAGTGCAACACTAATATCCTAAGTTATCATGATAGtagtatatcaatgatagactctTATCCTAATCCATAAGTGATATtagtctattaatgatagactcTTATCttagtctatcactaatagtagtctatcaatgataaactcGTATCATAGATCATCACTGATATTAAACTCTATCCCAGATCATCACTAATATCCTAagttatcactgatagtagTATATCAATAATGGATATGTATCCTAGTCCATCACtgatagtagtctatcaatgatagatttgTATCCTAGTCCATAACtgatagtagtctatcaataataaacttgTATCCTAGGCCATCACTAATATTAGTCaatcagtgatagactctatcTGCTATAATGCTATAAGTGCAACACTAGGATGATAaactgtatatatatatatatatatatatatatatattgcaacGATTCAGAATTATGATTAATCAATGTTATGAGTGTAATACTATCTCTATTCTcacacatttttaaatataaaaatactagtaaaatcaattgaattgaacaaaatcaacctagagtgatgaaattaaatcaaattgtaaaaattgaatgaagtaaaattttagggaagaatcacatctaaaaaaatatcaaagtgaGATGGAAGAAAATCGCGGAGAGAATAAATGATCTTAAAATAGGagaaaatcacaaagaagatggagaagaaacgATGGTAAAGATGGAGAACGGAGAAAAAGACGGTGAAGATGGAGAATGGAGAAAGcgatgaagatgaaaaatggagaaaattgtggagaatgagagaaaattgtggagtaaagaaaatctttaaagaaaatcagaatatgaaaaaaaaagtgtatttggagtattttcttcttttaccttgaaatttaattaaaatttgtcatacatgcaattcttttaaagatttgctatatccttaattaatttgtagtaATTTGGTGTATTCTTACCCACCCctagaaaaaaaactctttgTAAATGAATTCTAAAACacttaaattaatcaaaacgTTATTTTCTAATTACCAAGAAATCCTAGAGAGATAGACTATTTCGAGCCAAccatatttaaattgataaatattattttcctaTCTAcgatgaaaattattttggtgTTTCCGTTTTACAAATCTTGAAGACTCAAAACTTCATTctcatttttgaaatataattaacaagtaaaaaaatcatttgtttaaaaacaaacaaggtTAGAATAAGTGTTAGTAAGTAAGTAAGGCCCcgttaataaatatttgatttatgatttgaattttttaagataaacaTTGTTAGATcaccaaatttattgttttgttatttattttttaaaatataaatagttatgaaatagagtttaaaaattgaaataaaataaaataaaataacgtCTAAACACAAAActatgataaaattttgaataaattataaagcatttgcaatttttataGACTTGTTGGTCAATTATATGGTTGTGAATTGGGccggatttttttaaaaaaataatgtgttttgtaaaagtatttacaaaaatagggtagttgggaaagtattttaaaaaataggtgaCTGAAGTCctgtacggggtacacgacttccacaAATCGAAATGGTGTCGTGAACCGGGCTTACGATATTCGAGTGGAGTCGTGGACCCGGCCCACGTTTTCTGACTGGAGTCGTGTACCGGGTACACGACTCCCGTACAGCTAGCACATTTTGCCGCGTATGGTGGAAGTCGTGTaacccgtacacgacttccgtACAATGAGTCAACAGTGAGTCAACGGTCAACAGTCCAGTCAACCGTAGGGTTCACGGGTGGACGTAGGGTTCAGAGGGTGTGGACACGTGTCTTCATTCTGCCTTCATTCGAaatcttttttccttcctctcttaatttttcctcttcctctttttcgtTCTTCCTTCgtctttcctttcctcttccttcgtctttcctttcctcttccttcatatttcctcttccttcataTTTCCTCTCTTCACCTCATAATTTTTACtagttttttctctcttcatctttCCTCTTTCTAACCCATTCTTCCTCCCAACTTTTCATCTTTCCTTTCCCcctcttcatcttttctcttCCTATTTCATTCTCCCttccaacttcaaattttctcttcccctcttctcttttcctctcatccatttttcctttcaaattttctcttcctctcttcacTTTTCCTCTTCTATTTTGTCATAAAGgtatgtttttctaaaaatcgTGGACGGGGTACacaattttgttgttaaaattattttattttattattatgttgataaaataatttattttttgttgtaagCTTCTCCTATCCTCCATTGTCTCCTATCCTCCATTGTCTCATTCATCTTCACAAGGTATGTTTATTCTAaccctaattttatttagatttgttattttattttcttattttgtggaaaaaatttgtttgaatttagttatatttttttaatttagttatgttttttgaatttagttatgttttttgaatttagttatattttttgaaatggatCCAAAATGATCCAAAATGAAATGGATTGGAAAGAGTCTAGTCAATCAATTAGATGCACGATCTGTAAAGTAGAAGGACATAACAGACGTACTTGTCCTCAACGTGCTTCTTCTTCAAGACACTgatatgtaattattttagggtttgatGTAATTATTAATGCATGACTTCTATGTAATTGTTTGATGTATATCTTAGTATTTGATGaatagtttaattataatttattggtATGTAAAATTAacaacttaaatttataatattgtaatCATGTAATGGAACTTGGGTCAATTGATCCTCATAGTATTTCGATATTTTTTAGGTTATTTGCATAATGGAACCTGGGCCGAGTGATCCTACACAGCTATATCTACAACCATCCCATCGTTCACAGTCTATATGGGAGGCCTCCTCCAAAGTTGTTTTGAGTTGTCGACGAAGAGAGGCAGCATCTCAGCGTACGATCCCATTTGATTAGCGTATTGTACCATATTTAGAGGCTGCTGGATTTCTAGGGGCTTCCCAAATAGGATTTATGCAGTTGGACTGGCATTTG
This DNA window, taken from Cucumis sativus cultivar 9930 chromosome 6, Cucumber_9930_V3, whole genome shotgun sequence, encodes the following:
- the LOC101207284 gene encoding probable protein phosphatase 2C 42 isoform X2, whose translation is MLREFMNLLSLCWKPFGHPTDNFTSVGVIGTNCGAKDTKDTLLWFYDYGHYASGDFSMAVVQANQVLEDQSQIESGPFGTFLGIYDGHGGPDAARYVCDNLFRRFQEHQGVVTRETILNAFRRTEEGFTAVVSELWSTQPQIATVGTCCLVGVIHEQTLYIASLGDSRAVLGKKVGNTGEIAAIQLSTEHNANLDEIRQELSEMHPNDPQIVVQRHGVWRVKGIIQVSRSIGDVYLKHAQYNNERINAKFRLPEPIDMPILTAVPTIIAHPLHQNDSFLIFASDGLWEHLTNEKAVDIVHNHPRAGSAKRLVKAALQEAARKREMRYSDLRKIDKKVRRHFHDDISVIVLFFNHDLISRNNVHLDQPLSVRSAFDH
- the LOC101207284 gene encoding probable protein phosphatase 2C 42 isoform X1 — its product is MLREFMNLLSLCWKPFGHPTDNFTSVGVIGTNCGAKDTKDTLLWFYDYGHYASGDFSMAVVQANQVLEDQSQIESGPFGTFLGIYDGHGGPDAARYVCDNLFRRFQEEHQGVVTRETILNAFRRTEEGFTAVVSELWSTQPQIATVGTCCLVGVIHEQTLYIASLGDSRAVLGKKVGNTGEIAAIQLSTEHNANLDEIRQELSEMHPNDPQIVVQRHGVWRVKGIIQVSRSIGDVYLKHAQYNNERINAKFRLPEPIDMPILTAVPTIIAHPLHQNDSFLIFASDGLWEHLTNEKAVDIVHNHPRAGSAKRLVKAALQEAARKREMRYSDLRKIDKKVRRHFHDDISVIVLFFNHDLISRNNVHLDQPLSVRSAFDH